In Trichomycterus rosablanca isolate fTriRos1 chromosome 4, fTriRos1.hap1, whole genome shotgun sequence, one DNA window encodes the following:
- the LOC134311428 gene encoding uncharacterized protein LOC134311428 isoform X1, translating to MFWFKKLWCCSALSDDEEPHRPKPEKKEKKKKWWQRRKKKERQKEMTVEKNQMVGNEENAGMITQVLQDQGQEPEVQVVQMEERNQVEPSMEEKNMEEKNTEKQNLVIEEIEADPLQAVLEKIFRSSDEVVQQQNVQDEHILIAPTFIIQPEEHGGLIETTVENEAPVSPVYMLKMKRTSRWTVHPVLVLPSSKYISSALLCSAALWRPSERPRSTGIIPPDHLEKMK from the exons ATGTTCTGGTTCAAAAAGTTGTGGTGTTGTAGCGCCCTGTCTGACGACGAGGAGCCGCACAGACCCAAACCTgagaagaaggagaagaagaagaaatggtggcagagacgcAAAAAGAAGGAGAGGCAGAAGGAGATGACCGTGGAGAAAAATCAGATGGTGGGAAATGAGGAGAACGCAGGGATGATTACCCAGGTTCTGCAGGACCAAGGGCAGGAACCAGAGGTACAGGTGGTACAGATGGAAGAAAGAAACCAGGTGGAGCCGAGCATGGAGGAGAAGAACATGGAGGAGAAGAACACAGAGAAGCAGAACCTGGTTATAGAAGAGATTGAAG CAGATCCACTTCAGGCTGTTCTGGAGAAGATCTTCAGGTCCTCTGATGAAGTGGTGCAGCAACAGAACGTCCAGGATGAACACATTCTGATTGCTCCCACATTCATAATCCAACCTGAAGAGCATGGGGGACTGATAGAGACCACGGTAGAGAATGAAG ccCCAGTGTCCCCGGTCtacatgctgaaaatgaaaagaacGAGCCGCTGGACCGTGCACCCTGTACTGGTGCTGCCATCCTCAAAATACATCtcatcagctctgctgtgttcTGCAGCGCTGTGGCGTCCTTCAGAACGTCCTCGCTCCACAGGGATCATTCCTCCTGATCATCTggagaaaatgaaatga
- the LOC134311428 gene encoding uncharacterized protein LOC134311428 isoform X2, which produces MFWFKKLWCCSALSDDEEPHRPKPEKKEKKKKWWQRRKKKERQKEMTVEKNQMVGNEENAGMITQVLQDQGQEPEVQVVQMEERNQVEPSMEEKNMEEKNTEKQNLVIEEIEDPLQAVLEKIFRSSDEVVQQQNVQDEHILIAPTFIIQPEEHGGLIETTVENEAPVSPVYMLKMKRTSRWTVHPVLVLPSSKYISSALLCSAALWRPSERPRSTGIIPPDHLEKMK; this is translated from the exons ATGTTCTGGTTCAAAAAGTTGTGGTGTTGTAGCGCCCTGTCTGACGACGAGGAGCCGCACAGACCCAAACCTgagaagaaggagaagaagaagaaatggtggcagagacgcAAAAAGAAGGAGAGGCAGAAGGAGATGACCGTGGAGAAAAATCAGATGGTGGGAAATGAGGAGAACGCAGGGATGATTACCCAGGTTCTGCAGGACCAAGGGCAGGAACCAGAGGTACAGGTGGTACAGATGGAAGAAAGAAACCAGGTGGAGCCGAGCATGGAGGAGAAGAACATGGAGGAGAAGAACACAGAGAAGCAGAACCTGGTTATAGAAGAGATTGAAG ATCCACTTCAGGCTGTTCTGGAGAAGATCTTCAGGTCCTCTGATGAAGTGGTGCAGCAACAGAACGTCCAGGATGAACACATTCTGATTGCTCCCACATTCATAATCCAACCTGAAGAGCATGGGGGACTGATAGAGACCACGGTAGAGAATGAAG ccCCAGTGTCCCCGGTCtacatgctgaaaatgaaaagaacGAGCCGCTGGACCGTGCACCCTGTACTGGTGCTGCCATCCTCAAAATACATCtcatcagctctgctgtgttcTGCAGCGCTGTGGCGTCCTTCAGAACGTCCTCGCTCCACAGGGATCATTCCTCCTGATCATCTggagaaaatgaaatga